Proteins co-encoded in one Epinephelus moara isolate mb chromosome 13, YSFRI_EMoa_1.0, whole genome shotgun sequence genomic window:
- the LOC126399825 gene encoding melanopsin-A-like isoform X2 → MDSRVLIEPGVPTPDSTARAPWNISSISPHRLMELSPVPTAGSLVPSHPFPTVDVPDHAHYTIGVVILVVGITGMLGNFLVVYAFCRSRSLRTPSNIFIINLAVTDFLMCLTQTPIFFITSMHKRWIFGKKGCELYAFCGALFGICSMMTLMVIAVDRYVVITRPLASLGVMSRRKALSILAAAWVYSVGWSLPPFFGWSAYVPEGLMTSCSWDYMTFTPSVRSYTMLLFTFVFFIPLFIIIFSYCCIFRAIRHTTRAIAKINSQGTRDSAKRFHKMKSEWKMAKIALIVILLFVISWAPYSCTALTAFAGYADLLTPYMNSVPAVIAKASAIHNPIIYAITHPKYRSALSRYIPYLGVLLCVTGRDRFSSSSFQSTRRSTLTSQSESKGPSKPRNSSLSDSESAHFSDTEEDCSSRAPVIRQLSGDVKQVRHASQRSKVRGHNTGEFERTAAHNPTDPAICHLSQITLDNVMEESGPRTACKTSPVVVTSISSPSILHSPPGFHGSLKLTKTYSPVAKESLDIARLETTALP, encoded by the exons gGATCACTGGTTCCAAGCCACCCATTTCCAACGGTAGACGTCCCTGACCACGCTCACTACACCATCGGTGTTGTCATCTTGGTTGTGGGCATCAcaggcatgctgggaaacttcCTGGTCGTATATGCTTTCTGCAG gagcCGGAGCTTGAGGACACCATCCAACATATTTATCATTAACTTGGCAGTCACAGACTTCCTCATGTGTCTCACTCAGACACCCATCTTCTTCATCACCAGCATGCACAAGCGATGGATCTTTGGAAAGAAAG gttGTGAGTTGTATGCCTTCTGCGGAGCACTGTTTGGTATCTGCAGTATGATGACACTGATGGTGATTGCGGTGGACCGGTATGTGGTGATCACCAGGCCTCTGGCCTCCCTGGGGGTGATGTCTCGCAGGAAAGCCCTGAGCATTCTGGCTGCTGCCTGGGTCTACTCCGTAGGCTGGAGCCTGCCCCCCTTCTTCGGCTGGA GTGCATATGTCCCAGAGGGTCTGATGACGTCTTGTTCCTGGGACTACATGACGTTTACCCCGTCTGTCCGCTCCTACACCATGCTGCTCTTTACCTTCGTCTTCTTCATCcctctcttcatcatcatcttcagctACTGCTGCATCTTCAGAGCTATCAGACACACGACGCG AGCGATAGCAAAGATCAACAGTCAGGGAACCAGAGACTCTGCAAAGAGGTTCCATAAGATGAAGAGTGAATGGAAGATGGCCAAGATCGCACTCATCGTCATCCTGCTATTTGTCATCTCCTGGGCCCCTTACTCCTGCACGGCCCTCACTGCATTCGCTGG gTACGCAGACTTGTTGACTCCGTATATGAACTCTGTTCCTGCTGTGATCGCCAAAGCATCTGCGATCCACAACCCCATCATATATGCCATAACACACCCCAAATACAG GTCAGCACTCAGCAGGTATATTCCCTACCTCGGGGTATTGCTGTGTGTTACTGGCCGAGACcgtttcagcagcagcagtttccaGTCCACCCGCCGATCAACCCtcaccagccaatcagagtccaAAGGCCCCAGCAAGCCCCGCAACTCCTCCCTGTCTGATAGCGAATCA GCCCACTTCTCAGACACGGAGGAGGACTGCTCGTCTCGGGCACCCGTCATTCGTCAGTTGTCTGGCGATGTGAAACAGGTGCGCCATGCCAGCCAGAGGTCAAAGGTGAGAGGTCACAACACGGGAGAGTTTGAGAGAACCGCTGCACACAACCCCACTGACCCGGCCATATGTCACCTCTCACAGATCACA CTGGATAACGTGATGGAGGAGTCTGGGCCAAGGACTGCGTGTAAGACATCACCCGTCGTTGTAACCTCCATTTCCAGCCCGTCGATACTGCATAGTCCCCCAGGTTTCCATGGCAGCCTCAAATTGACCAAAACATACAGCCCAGTTGCAAAGGAGTCCCTTGACATAGCCAGACTGGAGACAACAGCATTACCCTAA
- the LOC126399825 gene encoding melanopsin-A-like isoform X1 yields MDSRVLIEPGVPTPDSTARAPWNISSISPHRLMELSPVPTAGSLVPSHPFPTVDVPDHAHYTIGVVILVVGITGMLGNFLVVYAFCRSRSLRTPSNIFIINLAVTDFLMCLTQTPIFFITSMHKRWIFGKKGCELYAFCGALFGICSMMTLMVIAVDRYVVITRPLASLGVMSRRKALSILAAAWVYSVGWSLPPFFGWSAYVPEGLMTSCSWDYMTFTPSVRSYTMLLFTFVFFIPLFIIIFSYCCIFRAIRHTTRAIAKINSQGTRDSAKRFHKMKSEWKMAKIALIVILLFVISWAPYSCTALTAFAGYADLLTPYMNSVPAVIAKASAIHNPIIYAITHPKYRSALSRYIPYLGVLLCVTGRDRFSSSSFQSTRRSTLTSQSESKGPSKPRNSSLSDSESAHFSDTEEDCSSRAPVIRQLSGDVKQVRHASQRSKVRGHNTGEFERTAAHNPTDPAICHLSQITTVTEPEDISMSDISLQPTSHLPATLDNVMEESGPRTACKTSPVVVTSISSPSILHSPPGFHGSLKLTKTYSPVAKESLDIARLETTALP; encoded by the exons gGATCACTGGTTCCAAGCCACCCATTTCCAACGGTAGACGTCCCTGACCACGCTCACTACACCATCGGTGTTGTCATCTTGGTTGTGGGCATCAcaggcatgctgggaaacttcCTGGTCGTATATGCTTTCTGCAG gagcCGGAGCTTGAGGACACCATCCAACATATTTATCATTAACTTGGCAGTCACAGACTTCCTCATGTGTCTCACTCAGACACCCATCTTCTTCATCACCAGCATGCACAAGCGATGGATCTTTGGAAAGAAAG gttGTGAGTTGTATGCCTTCTGCGGAGCACTGTTTGGTATCTGCAGTATGATGACACTGATGGTGATTGCGGTGGACCGGTATGTGGTGATCACCAGGCCTCTGGCCTCCCTGGGGGTGATGTCTCGCAGGAAAGCCCTGAGCATTCTGGCTGCTGCCTGGGTCTACTCCGTAGGCTGGAGCCTGCCCCCCTTCTTCGGCTGGA GTGCATATGTCCCAGAGGGTCTGATGACGTCTTGTTCCTGGGACTACATGACGTTTACCCCGTCTGTCCGCTCCTACACCATGCTGCTCTTTACCTTCGTCTTCTTCATCcctctcttcatcatcatcttcagctACTGCTGCATCTTCAGAGCTATCAGACACACGACGCG AGCGATAGCAAAGATCAACAGTCAGGGAACCAGAGACTCTGCAAAGAGGTTCCATAAGATGAAGAGTGAATGGAAGATGGCCAAGATCGCACTCATCGTCATCCTGCTATTTGTCATCTCCTGGGCCCCTTACTCCTGCACGGCCCTCACTGCATTCGCTGG gTACGCAGACTTGTTGACTCCGTATATGAACTCTGTTCCTGCTGTGATCGCCAAAGCATCTGCGATCCACAACCCCATCATATATGCCATAACACACCCCAAATACAG GTCAGCACTCAGCAGGTATATTCCCTACCTCGGGGTATTGCTGTGTGTTACTGGCCGAGACcgtttcagcagcagcagtttccaGTCCACCCGCCGATCAACCCtcaccagccaatcagagtccaAAGGCCCCAGCAAGCCCCGCAACTCCTCCCTGTCTGATAGCGAATCA GCCCACTTCTCAGACACGGAGGAGGACTGCTCGTCTCGGGCACCCGTCATTCGTCAGTTGTCTGGCGATGTGAAACAGGTGCGCCATGCCAGCCAGAGGTCAAAGGTGAGAGGTCACAACACGGGAGAGTTTGAGAGAACCGCTGCACACAACCCCACTGACCCGGCCATATGTCACCTCTCACAGATCACA ACTGTGACAGAGCCTGAAGACATCTCCATGTCGGACATCAGTCTGCAGCCAACCAGTCATCTGCCAGCTACT CTGGATAACGTGATGGAGGAGTCTGGGCCAAGGACTGCGTGTAAGACATCACCCGTCGTTGTAACCTCCATTTCCAGCCCGTCGATACTGCATAGTCCCCCAGGTTTCCATGGCAGCCTCAAATTGACCAAAACATACAGCCCAGTTGCAAAGGAGTCCCTTGACATAGCCAGACTGGAGACAACAGCATTACCCTAA